A single Hippocampus zosterae strain Florida chromosome 17, ASM2543408v3, whole genome shotgun sequence DNA region contains:
- the lgals2a gene encoding lectin, galactoside-binding, soluble, 2a produces the protein MAGMVVKNMSFKVGQTLTIVGKAQPDATNFALNVGPNEKDITMHINPRFNAHGDANAVVCNSYQDGKWCEEHREGGFPFQQGAEFKINILFTPAEFQVSLSDGSVIHFPNRMGAEKYSFISFTGDARVTSFEIK, from the exons GGCATGGTTGTAAAGAACATGTCCTTCAAAGTAGGGCAGACGCTGACAATTGTCGGAAAGGCTCAGCCTGACGCTACTAA CTTTGCACTCAACGTTGGTCCAAACGAGAAGGACATCACCATGCACATCAACCCACGTTTCAACGCGCACGGCGACGCCAACGCGGTGGTTTGCAACTCTTACCAGGATGGCAAATGGTGCGAGGAGCACCGTGAGGGAGGTTTCCCATTCCAACAGGGGGCGGAGTTCAAA ATCAACATTTTGTTCACTCCCGCGGAATTCCAAGTCTCTCTGTCGGATGGCTCCGTAATCCATTTTCCCAACCGCATGGGCGCCGAAAAATACTCTTTCATCAGCTTCACCGGAGATGCTCGTGTCACCAGCTTCGAGATTAAATAA